One Castanea sativa cultivar Marrone di Chiusa Pesio chromosome 4, ASM4071231v1 DNA window includes the following coding sequences:
- the LOC142630886 gene encoding uncharacterized protein LOC142630886 isoform X1 produces MGKNLIARIAAAATTQSYKFNNQSQSQSRNKVKNIDQWRRYSNSNSNAASVPDTDRVVRTRLSKLERQALVETFVNKYREMNAGKFPTASFAVKQVGGSYYTVRKIIQELQYRSKLSSSDTSKGTPFLKPTISSSPSQQVLVKLAMPGSHSDIDAKQSDVLKGDAEVSPCLEKPEDDKEVEAQQNHLLKEETEDVSRLCLEISRDVENDGAQSDHSGFAATENHPPVGEIEEVLQPCLEKAEDDKQEKAVDHNLPNVDGLGSEAEQDQGSVELDKNVNALQLRTLKAAAGSSIVLNQSKHDFFPIPIDIVDVERERERRSDNLVQVVEFVPS; encoded by the exons ATGGGAAAGAATCTGATCGCAAGaatagcagcagcagcaacaacccAGTCCTACAAATTCAACAAccaatcccaatcccaatcccgtaacaaagtaaaaaatattgatcAGTGGCGTAGATATTCCAATTCTAATTCCAATGCTGCCTCTGTTCCTGACACTGACAGAGTAGTTCGTACCAGGCTCTCCAAACTTGAACGTCAAGCTCTGGTCGAAACCTTTGTTAACAA GTATAGAGAAATGAATGCTGGAAAATTCCCAACTGCTTCTTTTGCAGTTAAACAAGTGGGTGGCTCTTATTATACTGTTAGAAAAATCATTCAGGAGCTACAATACAGATCTAAACTGTCTTCCTCGGATACCAGCAAAGGAACTCCATTCTTAAAACCAACAATATCCTCCTCTCCGTCTCAACAAGTCCTTGTAAAGCTTGCAATGCCG GGTAGTCACTCTGATATTGATGCAAAACAAAGCGATGTCCTTAAGGGGGATGCTGAAGTTTCTCCTTGCTTAGAGAAACCAGAGGATGATAAAGAGGTGGAAGCTCAGCAAAATCATCTGCTAAAAGAAGAAACTGAGGATGTTTCCCGTTTATGTCTTGAAATATCGAGGGATGTTGAAAATGATGGAGCTCAGAGTGATCATTCTGGCTTTGCTGCAACTGAAAATCATCCGCCAGTTGGGGAAATTGAGGAAGTTTTGCAACCATGCCTTGAAAAAGCAGAGGATGATAAACAAGAGAAAGCTGTTGATCACAACTTGCCAAATGTTGATGGTCTAGGGTCAGAAGCGGAGCAAGATCAAGGATCTGTTGAACTAGACAAAAATGTGAA TGCTTTACAGCTGCGAACTTTGAAGGCTGCAGCTGGTAGCTCAATTGTTTTGAACCAatcaaaacatgattttttcCCCATTCCCATTGACATTGTGGacgtggagagagagagagagagacgatcTGATAATTTGGTGCAGGTAGTAGAGTTTGTGCCATCTTGA
- the LOC142630886 gene encoding uncharacterized protein LOC142630886 isoform X2 encodes MGKNLIARIAAAATTQSYKFNNQSQSQSRNKVKNIDQWRRYSNSNSNAASVPDTDRVVRTRLSKLERQALVETFVNKYREMNAGKFPTASFAVKQVGGSYYTVRKIIQELQYRSKLSSSDTSKGTPFLKPTISSSPSQQVLVKLAMPGSHSDIDAKQSDVLKGDAEVSPCLEKPEDDKEVEAQQNHLLKEETEDVSRLCLEISRDVENDGAQSDHSGFAATENHPPVGEIEEVLQPCLEKAEDDKQEKAVDHNLPNVDGLGSEAEQDQGSVELDKNVKDDSTRQENDAEVPKKSSLWGNLKSLADGIINIWRKM; translated from the exons ATGGGAAAGAATCTGATCGCAAGaatagcagcagcagcaacaacccAGTCCTACAAATTCAACAAccaatcccaatcccaatcccgtaacaaagtaaaaaatattgatcAGTGGCGTAGATATTCCAATTCTAATTCCAATGCTGCCTCTGTTCCTGACACTGACAGAGTAGTTCGTACCAGGCTCTCCAAACTTGAACGTCAAGCTCTGGTCGAAACCTTTGTTAACAA GTATAGAGAAATGAATGCTGGAAAATTCCCAACTGCTTCTTTTGCAGTTAAACAAGTGGGTGGCTCTTATTATACTGTTAGAAAAATCATTCAGGAGCTACAATACAGATCTAAACTGTCTTCCTCGGATACCAGCAAAGGAACTCCATTCTTAAAACCAACAATATCCTCCTCTCCGTCTCAACAAGTCCTTGTAAAGCTTGCAATGCCG GGTAGTCACTCTGATATTGATGCAAAACAAAGCGATGTCCTTAAGGGGGATGCTGAAGTTTCTCCTTGCTTAGAGAAACCAGAGGATGATAAAGAGGTGGAAGCTCAGCAAAATCATCTGCTAAAAGAAGAAACTGAGGATGTTTCCCGTTTATGTCTTGAAATATCGAGGGATGTTGAAAATGATGGAGCTCAGAGTGATCATTCTGGCTTTGCTGCAACTGAAAATCATCCGCCAGTTGGGGAAATTGAGGAAGTTTTGCAACCATGCCTTGAAAAAGCAGAGGATGATAAACAAGAGAAAGCTGTTGATCACAACTTGCCAAATGTTGATGGTCTAGGGTCAGAAGCGGAGCAAGATCAAGGATCTGTTGAACTAGACAAAAATGTGAA AGATGATTCTACTAGGCAGGAAAATGATGCAGAAGTTCCTAAGAAATCATCTCTGTGGGGAAATCTGAAGTCATTAGCAGACGGCATCATCAACATTTGgagaaaaatgtaa